In one Flavobacteriales bacterium genomic region, the following are encoded:
- a CDS encoding STAS domain-containing protein, whose amino-acid sequence MNFEIEKKDNYAVVKVKAEKLDSQISPSLKSELVVLNADEFKNIIIDLSDTRYCDSSGLSAILVANRLCKNSNGSFVLCGLQRSVSKLISISQLDTILNITPTLEEAVDLLALESIEKDLNDE is encoded by the coding sequence ATGAATTTCGAAATAGAAAAGAAAGACAACTACGCTGTAGTAAAAGTGAAGGCTGAGAAATTGGATAGTCAGATTTCACCTTCGTTGAAGTCAGAACTGGTGGTTCTGAACGCAGATGAATTCAAGAACATCATAATAGACCTTTCTGATACGCGATATTGCGATAGCTCTGGTCTTAGTGCCATCTTGGTTGCAAATAGATTGTGCAAGAATTCAAACGGTTCTTTTGTCCTTTGTGGACTTCAGCGATCTGTTTCTAAACTTATTTCTATATCTCAATTGGATACCATTTTGAATATAACACCAACGCTTGAGGAGGCAGTGGATCTCTTGGCTTTGGAATCAATTGAAAAAGACCTTAATGACGAATAA
- a CDS encoding DUF4856 domain-containing protein: MQILTKSYLAVSSILVFILIITASCNQNEEGELEVPLTYSFARNGVSTVDYSGQTERLDMLTILGNYLKTANTVGAAPLDADVLKAMFRNQNDPFSGQSFEKDLVSKCFGPDTSFFLQLFDDVALASQSSTTASNGVAGVLVDGSSDPNSGYRVNENGIEYRQVIIKGLMGAVFYYQAMEIYLSEDRMGIDGNLDFETGENFTSMEHYFDEAFGYFGIPTDYPNPVTLEDARFWGEYCNTRDEGLYPGINNIISTAFRTGRAAISAKDYAARDEAIQTLMQKWSVVIAASAVGYLNEGLSTSGTPVYKRHHEMSEAIGFMLALKYHFNGGNSKYPPHYTYSHIEDALAIVGLESNLYELSDAQIQMAIDHIKMAFPTGEIK, translated from the coding sequence TTGCAAATCCTTACAAAATCATACCTCGCTGTCTCTTCAATACTCGTTTTCATTCTCATCATCACAGCTTCATGTAATCAAAATGAAGAAGGTGAATTAGAAGTTCCATTGACTTACTCCTTTGCGAGAAACGGAGTGTCTACGGTTGATTATTCAGGACAGACAGAGCGTTTGGACATGTTGACCATACTGGGTAATTACCTTAAAACTGCTAATACGGTTGGTGCGGCTCCATTGGACGCTGATGTGCTGAAAGCCATGTTCCGTAATCAGAACGATCCGTTTTCAGGTCAATCATTTGAGAAAGATCTGGTGTCGAAATGTTTTGGGCCTGACACAAGCTTTTTTCTTCAATTATTTGATGATGTAGCATTAGCAAGTCAATCTAGTACAACCGCATCAAACGGAGTGGCTGGAGTCTTGGTTGATGGAAGTAGTGATCCAAACAGTGGATATCGTGTGAATGAAAACGGAATAGAGTACAGGCAAGTGATCATCAAAGGGTTGATGGGAGCTGTTTTCTATTATCAGGCCATGGAAATTTATTTGTCGGAAGATCGAATGGGAATTGATGGAAATCTGGATTTTGAGACTGGAGAGAATTTTACATCAATGGAGCATTATTTTGATGAAGCCTTCGGTTATTTCGGAATTCCAACCGATTACCCTAATCCCGTGACGTTGGAAGATGCCAGATTTTGGGGTGAATACTGTAACACACGTGATGAAGGTCTTTATCCAGGAATTAATAATATAATCTCTACCGCTTTCCGAACCGGAAGGGCGGCTATTTCTGCGAAAGATTATGCGGCTCGTGATGAGGCCATTCAAACCCTGATGCAAAAATGGTCGGTTGTGATTGCCGCATCAGCAGTTGGCTATTTGAATGAAGGCTTGTCTACTTCCGGTACGCCTGTATACAAACGCCACCACGAAATGAGTGAAGCAATAGGTTTTATGCTTGCGCTTAAGTATCATTTCAATGGGGGAAACTCAAAATATCCACCACATTACACATATTCGCACATTGAAGATGCATTGGCAATTGTTGGCTTGGAATCCAATTTGTACGAGCTATCCGATGCACAGATTCAAATGGCCATTGACCACATAAAGATGGCATTCCCAACTGGAGAGATCAAATAA
- a CDS encoding imelysin family protein, with product MKRIFIVLSTFLIISTGCNQKDDLINCDFDQEAMLTNYADNIIIPRFENLNLGLAFLHSSVLAFKANPTAGLLVEIRVSFGAAYLAYQDCSPFGFGPALINGVSFRERFNTFPTNVAAIEANISSGSTVLAGSKSAVGFPAIEYLIFGDGTMTEQQLLEAFTTGLNADARMAYLEDLATEMKNTGATISEHWDSSRSAFISNTGAAEGSSISLLVNDLNFDFETLKNFKFKIPLGKFNGGAILPETVEGYYAGGSIQLAQRQLLGMREMFLGIGSNGADELGLYEFTECVKPLTNDEQQQGIVSLADEIKDQFFSIGDAMDLVPDPMSETLVSDKPIVDAVYLQLQMMTPLIKNEMTSAMGVQINYQDNDGD from the coding sequence ATGAAACGAATATTTATTGTGCTAAGCACTTTCCTTATCATTTCTACAGGCTGTAATCAGAAAGATGATCTGATTAATTGCGATTTTGATCAAGAAGCCATGTTGACCAATTATGCGGACAACATCATCATTCCGCGCTTTGAGAATCTTAATCTTGGGCTTGCTTTTCTGCATTCCTCTGTGCTCGCTTTTAAAGCAAATCCGACCGCTGGATTATTGGTTGAAATCCGAGTATCATTCGGAGCGGCTTATTTAGCATATCAGGATTGTAGCCCATTTGGATTTGGACCTGCCTTGATAAATGGGGTCTCGTTCCGAGAGCGGTTCAATACGTTCCCAACGAATGTTGCCGCAATTGAAGCAAATATCAGCAGCGGATCTACGGTTTTAGCGGGTTCAAAATCTGCTGTTGGATTTCCAGCCATTGAATATTTGATCTTCGGGGATGGCACGATGACCGAACAGCAACTTTTGGAAGCTTTCACAACTGGATTGAATGCTGACGCTCGAATGGCTTATCTAGAAGATTTGGCCACTGAAATGAAGAACACGGGCGCAACCATTAGTGAACATTGGGATTCATCGCGATCTGCGTTCATTTCCAACACTGGTGCTGCTGAAGGAAGCTCGATTTCACTGCTGGTCAACGATCTGAACTTTGATTTCGAGACGCTGAAGAACTTTAAGTTCAAGATTCCCTTAGGTAAGTTCAACGGTGGAGCTATTTTGCCAGAAACCGTAGAAGGTTATTATGCTGGTGGATCCATCCAACTGGCACAACGACAATTGCTTGGAATGCGTGAAATGTTTCTAGGAATTGGAAGCAATGGTGCTGATGAACTTGGGTTATATGAGTTCACGGAATGCGTAAAACCTTTAACCAATGATGAGCAACAACAAGGAATTGTTTCGTTGGCTGATGAGATCAAAGATCAATTCTTTTCTATTGGAGATGCAATGGATTTAGTTCCAGATCCAATGTCTGAAACGCTTGTTTCTGATAAACCGATTGTAGATGCTGTTTATTTACAACTACAGATGATGACTCCCTTGATCAAAAATGAAATGACATCTGCGATGGGAGTTCAGATCAATTATCAAGACAATGACGGGGATTGA
- a CDS encoding HTTM domain-containing protein — protein sequence MSSIFKHTQQLLNREVSIAPLVTVRLLFGLMMFFGTVRFISKDWVDQLYVQPHYFFHYYGFDWVKPLPENGMYFVFGSMAILALFVAAGFLYRISSLLFFMLFTYAELIDVTNYLNHYYFISIFSFLMALVPAHRRFSVDGYLWPKIKRESIPFWVIGALRFQLGIVYFFAGVAKLNFDWLFRAEPLRTWFLPFTQLPIFGKMFGYRFTAFIFSWAGALYDLSVPFLLSMRKTLPFAYAAVIGFHIITWLMFPIGMFPWVMIVLTWVFFPIPFHEKLITKLESFFPKGGVQTAAWKPRLVQPLVVFLVVHFTIQLLVPFRYLLYPGELFWTEQGFRFSWRVMLMEKSGSAQFYVSEPKTGRTWDIYNPHYLTPVQEKQMSTQPDLILQYAQILESEFQSIGVVDPVVTADIFVSVNGKRSKRYISNKIDLTKLKDGWAHKTWILDNESD from the coding sequence ATGTCCTCCATCTTTAAGCATACACAACAGCTATTGAACCGTGAAGTGAGCATTGCGCCACTTGTCACGGTTCGCTTGCTTTTTGGGTTGATGATGTTCTTCGGAACTGTCAGATTCATCAGCAAAGATTGGGTCGATCAACTGTATGTTCAGCCACATTATTTCTTCCATTATTACGGATTTGATTGGGTCAAGCCGCTTCCCGAAAACGGGATGTATTTCGTGTTCGGCTCAATGGCAATCCTCGCCCTTTTTGTGGCAGCGGGTTTTCTTTATCGCATCAGTTCGCTGCTTTTCTTTATGCTATTCACTTACGCGGAATTGATCGATGTGACCAATTACCTGAATCACTACTATTTCATCAGCATATTCTCTTTTCTGATGGCATTGGTTCCTGCCCATCGCAGGTTTTCGGTAGATGGGTATCTGTGGCCAAAGATCAAGCGAGAAAGCATTCCGTTTTGGGTGATCGGTGCATTACGGTTTCAACTCGGAATCGTTTACTTTTTTGCAGGCGTTGCCAAACTGAATTTCGATTGGCTGTTCCGTGCCGAACCGCTTAGAACATGGTTTTTACCATTTACACAGTTACCGATTTTTGGTAAAATGTTCGGATACAGATTTACTGCGTTCATTTTTAGTTGGGCTGGGGCGTTGTATGACCTATCCGTTCCGTTTTTACTTTCTATGCGCAAGACTTTGCCATTTGCTTACGCAGCCGTGATTGGATTTCACATTATCACGTGGCTCATGTTTCCTATCGGCATGTTTCCGTGGGTGATGATCGTGTTGACGTGGGTTTTCTTCCCGATTCCATTCCACGAAAAACTGATTACAAAACTGGAGTCGTTTTTTCCGAAGGGAGGCGTTCAGACAGCAGCATGGAAACCCAGACTTGTCCAGCCGCTTGTTGTGTTTCTGGTTGTGCATTTCACCATTCAACTACTCGTGCCATTTCGTTATTTGCTTTATCCCGGTGAACTGTTTTGGACGGAACAGGGATTTCGATTTTCGTGGCGCGTTATGCTGATGGAAAAGTCTGGAAGTGCGCAGTTCTACGTTTCTGAACCTAAAACTGGTAGAACTTGGGACATCTACAATCCGCATTACCTTACACCGGTTCAGGAAAAGCAGATGAGCACACAGCCAGATCTCATCTTACAATATGCTCAGATTCTGGAAAGTGAGTTTCAATCCATTGGAGTAGTAGATCCTGTGGTAACGGCTGATATTTTTGTGAGCGTGAATGGGAAGCGGAGTAAGCGATACATCAGCAATAAAATTGACCTAACTAAACTGAAGGATGGTTGGGCGCACAAAACCTGGATTTTAGACAATGAATCAGATTAG
- a CDS encoding TonB-dependent receptor yields MNQISRLSIILILLLVSHFVYAQITIKGTVTDDNGEPMFGVIVHVDGITESFTTDDQGSYKIVGLKPGSKNFTFFQPGYKKVERTIDPKSGTHRLDVQLAPLSKDLEGVVISGKKEDLEVMTTLRPVEGTAIYAGKKTEVIQMNNITANLSSNRARQIFAQVAGLNIWESDCAGIQIGVGGRGLSPSRNENFNTRQNGYDIAADALGYPESYYSPPMQSIERVEVVRGAASLQYGPQFGGMINFVMKEGTKDRKFESESIQSIGSYGFFNSYNAVGGTIGRFNYYSFFQYKLGKCWRCNSDFDNYTAYAGLRYTSKNGTSVKMEYTRMWYLVQQAGGLTDAQFNQDPQAAYRDRNWFRVKWNVMALSLQHEFSSTAKLDVRLFGLIASREALGFQGTPNQSDPINNPGSSAIQKFRNLILGNFNNIGGEFRFLKRYQIKEQPQIFLTGVRLYKGFTQSKQGAADSTDGHIFEFVDVVANGSSSSYPSGNVAWFAENIFNLHKKLSITPGVRIEFIDTKATGESRTVYRDQADNVILDSLRTGDTRRQRWFPLFGVGLSYKPLKGMELYSNFSQNYKPINFNDLWVSNPSYRIDPNMKDETGFNADLGLRGRIKNAFQFDVTGFLMMYNDRIGYIQQVDPELFSVYRLRTNVSNARTVGIESYLRWNAVETFLHNSDWKLGIFSNVTWLDARYVSSDESAFRNNRVELTPSFLVRAGLDLGWKDIKLSYLYSYTAKQFTDATNSVQTSNAVNGVVPSYYVMDINMTYKIWKFNFGAGVENLTNNMYFTRRATGYPGPGIIPSSGRTFYLTVGIKV; encoded by the coding sequence ATGAATCAGATTAGTCGATTATCCATTATCCTTATACTGCTGCTGGTCAGTCATTTTGTGTACGCCCAGATTACTATAAAAGGGACCGTTACCGATGATAACGGTGAACCGATGTTCGGAGTGATTGTGCATGTTGATGGAATCACGGAAAGTTTTACGACCGATGATCAAGGTTCGTATAAGATCGTTGGCCTGAAACCAGGATCTAAGAATTTCACTTTTTTCCAGCCTGGTTACAAAAAAGTTGAGCGGACCATTGATCCAAAGAGTGGCACACATCGATTGGATGTACAACTTGCTCCACTATCGAAAGACCTCGAAGGCGTGGTTATTTCAGGTAAGAAGGAGGATTTAGAAGTGATGACCACGCTTCGACCTGTGGAAGGAACGGCCATTTATGCAGGAAAGAAAACCGAAGTGATTCAGATGAATAACATCACTGCAAACCTTTCCTCCAATCGGGCACGACAGATATTTGCACAAGTAGCAGGATTGAATATATGGGAATCTGATTGTGCAGGAATTCAAATTGGAGTAGGAGGTAGGGGACTCAGTCCGAGCAGGAACGAGAATTTCAACACACGGCAGAACGGGTACGACATTGCTGCAGATGCACTCGGCTATCCCGAAAGCTATTATTCGCCTCCGATGCAATCGATAGAACGCGTGGAAGTAGTGAGAGGCGCGGCATCGTTGCAATACGGGCCGCAGTTCGGTGGTATGATCAACTTCGTAATGAAGGAAGGCACGAAGGATCGGAAATTTGAATCAGAAAGTATTCAATCCATCGGATCGTATGGATTTTTCAATTCTTACAATGCTGTTGGCGGAACCATTGGCAGGTTCAATTACTACTCTTTCTTTCAATATAAATTAGGGAAATGCTGGCGTTGTAATTCCGATTTCGACAATTACACGGCTTATGCAGGTTTGCGCTATACATCTAAGAATGGCACGTCTGTAAAGATGGAATACACTCGAATGTGGTATCTGGTGCAACAGGCTGGAGGTTTGACTGATGCTCAATTCAATCAGGATCCGCAGGCCGCTTACCGAGACCGAAATTGGTTCCGCGTGAAATGGAACGTAATGGCGCTTTCGCTGCAACACGAATTTTCCTCAACCGCAAAATTGGATGTACGCTTGTTTGGCTTGATCGCTTCGCGCGAAGCTTTGGGTTTTCAAGGAACTCCAAATCAAAGTGATCCGATCAATAATCCCGGATCTTCCGCCATTCAGAAATTCAGGAATCTGATCTTAGGAAACTTCAACAACATAGGAGGCGAGTTCCGATTTCTTAAACGCTATCAGATAAAAGAACAGCCACAGATTTTTCTAACTGGCGTCCGATTGTATAAAGGATTCACGCAAAGTAAACAGGGAGCTGCAGATTCTACTGATGGGCACATTTTTGAATTCGTAGATGTTGTTGCAAACGGATCATCGTCAAGTTATCCGAGTGGAAATGTGGCGTGGTTTGCTGAGAATATCTTCAACCTTCATAAAAAGTTGAGTATCACACCTGGGGTTCGCATTGAGTTCATTGATACAAAGGCCACTGGTGAGTCGCGTACTGTTTACCGCGATCAGGCTGATAACGTGATTCTAGATAGTCTGCGAACAGGCGATACAAGACGACAACGATGGTTCCCGTTGTTTGGCGTTGGTCTGAGTTACAAACCTCTCAAAGGAATGGAGCTTTATTCCAACTTTTCGCAGAACTATAAGCCGATCAACTTCAACGATCTGTGGGTCTCCAATCCAAGTTATCGGATTGATCCTAATATGAAGGACGAAACAGGATTCAATGCCGATCTCGGTTTGCGAGGCAGAATAAAGAACGCGTTCCAGTTTGATGTAACAGGTTTCCTTATGATGTATAACGACCGCATCGGTTACATACAACAGGTTGATCCAGAATTGTTCAGCGTTTACAGGCTTCGCACAAATGTCTCGAATGCCCGAACGGTTGGCATAGAAAGCTATTTGAGATGGAACGCTGTGGAAACCTTCTTGCACAATTCAGATTGGAAGTTGGGAATCTTCTCAAACGTAACTTGGCTTGACGCCAGATATGTTTCGTCAGACGAATCTGCGTTTAGAAACAATCGGGTAGAACTGACGCCTTCGTTCCTTGTTCGTGCTGGATTAGATCTTGGATGGAAAGATATTAAGCTCTCTTATCTGTATTCTTATACAGCCAAGCAATTTACAGATGCAACCAATTCTGTTCAGACAAGCAACGCTGTAAATGGTGTCGTGCCGTCTTATTATGTAATGGACATCAACATGACTTACAAAATCTGGAAGTTCAATTTTGGGGCAGGAGTAGAGAACCTTACGAATAATATGTACTTCACGAGGCGTGCAACCGGATATCCTGGCCCAGGCATCATTCCTTCATCAGGAAGAACCTTTTACCTGACCGTTGGAATAAAGGTGTAA
- a CDS encoding ATP-binding cassette domain-containing protein, translating to MSERILKALMQLFALVAKDESFSDSGRKVVRVFLEQQLNKELVLQYLNTFDDFFKEYHGDTDELDEKKKKRISRSSVKILKICMAINSELTQKQKIIVLFRLLEFVNSDGSIDGQELDFVNTVSDSFNIDEQEFLRCLRFVKATPGDQHDSDTILVVSNQKNQAFERAHHIYSESLHGEIRVLHVQSVSLYVFRYFGTETLFINGQPVRSGTVNILSQGSSIRTSGLAPIYYSDIVGRFMRATVDQALVFEADKIEFTFPGGKTGLHRLEHREGSGQLLGIMGASGAGKSTLLNILNGTTAPTKGAVKINGVDIYKEPERVKGLIGYISQDDLLIEDLTVFENLYYNAKLCFDGFTEYRLTKMVMATLKNLGLHEIKDLKVGSPLNKKISGGQRKRLNIALELIREPSILFVDEPTSGLSSRDSENIMDLLKELALKGKLVYVVIHQPSSDIYKMFDKLMILDTGGYPVYYGNPIDAISYFKAQINDVTSNDVECHNCGNVNPEQVFNIIEGKVLDEYGQLTQLRRVKPVDWNEKFLNSGKMEAELADKSSHPGTLPKAATIPSKFTQFVVFITRDVRSKLADTQYMLINFLETPVLAVILAFLVRYFANDEVGYLFRENDNIPAYMFMCVVVALFFGLTVSAEEIIKDRKILKREKFLNLSRSSYLVSKIMIMFFISFAQTLSFILIGNAILEIQGMNMAYFLVLFSTACFANMLGLNISASFRNAVTIYILIPFLIIPQLLLSGVIVEFDKLNPGFSSNEYVPITGEIMASKWAYEALAVHQFKTNKYQNDLFEFDKTISEATFRKDYWIPELKKKVISLDAESMDQDKQISTLGLIRSELIKENNFNQDLQFAKVDELTPDKLSAELQTELREYLDRLAKHYVKKRNTVDAEKDGLIATKIKTPEEREAFNLLRDDNYNESLGDLVLNSSDFYRIIERDGKFIQRLHPIYQDPVGSNLLRSHFFAPRKMLFGHYIDTYWANVLVIWLMSIFLMVTLYFDALSKLLNFIGGLGERISDLRERKRK from the coding sequence ATGAGTGAACGTATACTAAAAGCCTTAATGCAGCTCTTTGCCTTGGTAGCCAAGGACGAGAGCTTTTCCGATTCAGGAAGGAAGGTCGTTAGGGTTTTTTTAGAACAGCAGCTTAATAAAGAGCTTGTTCTTCAGTATCTCAATACGTTTGACGATTTCTTTAAGGAATATCATGGCGATACAGATGAGCTTGACGAAAAGAAGAAGAAGCGAATCTCCAGAAGTTCGGTTAAGATCCTTAAGATCTGCATGGCCATTAATTCTGAGCTTACGCAGAAGCAAAAGATCATTGTGCTTTTCAGGTTGCTTGAGTTTGTCAATTCTGACGGATCAATAGACGGACAAGAGCTTGATTTCGTCAACACTGTTTCTGATTCATTTAACATTGATGAACAGGAATTCTTACGCTGTCTTCGTTTCGTTAAGGCTACGCCAGGCGACCAACACGATTCGGATACGATTCTAGTGGTTAGCAATCAGAAGAATCAAGCATTCGAGCGCGCGCATCACATTTATTCCGAATCACTGCATGGGGAAATTCGTGTGCTTCATGTTCAAAGTGTAAGTCTTTATGTATTCAGGTATTTCGGCACGGAAACCCTGTTTATCAATGGGCAGCCGGTACGTTCCGGAACGGTAAATATTCTGTCTCAAGGATCATCCATCAGAACTTCTGGTCTTGCGCCTATTTATTACAGCGATATCGTTGGCCGATTTATGCGCGCCACGGTCGATCAGGCGTTGGTGTTTGAAGCAGATAAGATTGAATTCACTTTTCCTGGTGGAAAAACGGGCTTACATCGACTTGAGCATAGGGAAGGTTCTGGACAGTTACTTGGTATTATGGGAGCCAGCGGTGCTGGAAAATCCACTTTGCTCAATATTCTTAATGGCACAACAGCTCCAACAAAAGGAGCCGTTAAGATCAATGGCGTTGATATTTACAAAGAGCCCGAAAGGGTAAAAGGACTTATCGGATACATTTCTCAGGATGATCTTCTTATTGAAGACCTGACCGTGTTCGAGAATCTATATTACAACGCGAAGTTATGCTTTGATGGATTCACGGAGTATCGTCTTACCAAAATGGTGATGGCAACGCTTAAGAATCTAGGATTGCATGAGATAAAGGACCTGAAAGTTGGAAGTCCGCTCAATAAGAAGATCAGCGGTGGGCAGCGCAAGCGACTGAATATTGCTTTGGAATTGATTCGAGAGCCATCCATCCTATTCGTAGATGAACCAACATCAGGTCTGTCATCGCGCGATAGCGAGAACATTATGGACCTCCTGAAAGAACTGGCTTTGAAAGGAAAGCTGGTATACGTGGTGATCCATCAGCCATCGTCAGACATTTATAAAATGTTTGATAAGCTGATGATCTTGGATACGGGCGGATATCCTGTTTATTACGGAAACCCGATAGATGCCATCAGTTACTTTAAAGCGCAGATAAATGATGTGACCAGTAATGACGTTGAATGTCATAATTGCGGTAATGTGAATCCGGAGCAGGTGTTCAACATCATTGAGGGAAAGGTATTGGATGAATACGGGCAGCTTACTCAATTGAGACGAGTGAAACCGGTAGATTGGAATGAGAAATTTCTGAATTCCGGTAAAATGGAAGCGGAATTGGCGGATAAAAGCAGTCATCCGGGAACGCTTCCGAAAGCTGCAACCATTCCGTCAAAATTCACCCAGTTCGTGGTTTTTATTACGCGTGATGTTAGGTCGAAATTGGCCGATACGCAGTATATGTTGATCAATTTCCTTGAGACACCTGTGCTTGCAGTCATTCTTGCATTTCTCGTCAGGTATTTTGCCAATGATGAAGTAGGATATCTGTTCCGAGAGAACGACAACATCCCTGCATACATGTTCATGTGTGTGGTTGTGGCCTTATTTTTTGGTCTTACCGTTAGTGCTGAAGAGATCATTAAAGACAGGAAAATCCTTAAACGGGAGAAGTTCTTGAACTTAAGTAGATCCAGTTATCTGGTATCTAAGATCATGATCATGTTCTTCATTTCATTTGCTCAAACCCTTTCGTTTATACTTATTGGGAATGCGATCCTTGAAATTCAGGGCATGAACATGGCTTATTTTCTCGTCTTGTTCTCTACGGCTTGCTTTGCCAACATGTTGGGCCTTAATATTTCAGCCAGTTTCCGAAATGCAGTCACCATCTACATTCTCATTCCATTCCTCATCATTCCACAATTACTATTAAGCGGTGTTATTGTGGAATTTGACAAATTGAACCCTGGATTTTCTTCCAATGAATATGTGCCGATAACGGGAGAGATCATGGCTTCAAAATGGGCTTACGAAGCACTGGCAGTCCATCAGTTTAAAACGAATAAATACCAGAATGATCTGTTTGAATTCGATAAGACGATCAGCGAAGCGACATTCCGAAAGGATTATTGGATTCCTGAACTGAAGAAGAAGGTGATTTCGCTTGATGCTGAATCAATGGATCAGGATAAGCAGATCAGTACGCTTGGTCTTATCCGTTCTGAATTGATCAAAGAGAATAACTTCAATCAGGATCTTCAATTCGCAAAGGTTGATGAACTAACTCCTGACAAGCTTTCGGCTGAATTGCAAACGGAACTAAGAGAGTACTTAGATCGACTTGCAAAGCATTACGTGAAAAAGCGCAATACGGTTGATGCTGAAAAAGATGGGTTGATTGCTACCAAGATCAAAACTCCAGAAGAACGCGAAGCATTTAATCTTCTAAGAGACGATAATTACAATGAGAGTTTAGGTGATCTTGTGCTTAATAGTTCCGATTTCTATCGGATCATAGAGCGCGATGGCAAGTTTATCCAGCGCTTACATCCTATCTATCAGGATCCTGTTGGAAGTAACCTACTTCGATCTCATTTTTTTGCTCCTAGAAAAATGCTTTTCGGCCATTACATTGATACGTATTGGGCCAACGTGCTGGTGATCTGGTTGATGTCCATTTTCCTGATGGTCACGCTCTATTTCGATGCGCTTTCTAAGCTGCTCAATTTCATTGGCGGACTGGGCGAGAGGATTTCGGACCTACGCGAAAGGAAACGGAAGTAG